A section of the Methanobrevibacter thaueri genome encodes:
- the rpl12p gene encoding 50S ribosomal protein P1: MEYIYAAMILHSAEKDINEENVKSIIEAAGIEADDARIKALIAALEDVDIDEAMETTAMAAAAPAAAPAAAAEAVEEEEEEEEEEEEASEEAAAAGLGALFG; encoded by the coding sequence ATGGAATATATATATGCGGCAATGATTTTGCACAGTGCAGAAAAAGATATTAACGAAGAAAATGTTAAAAGTATTATTGAAGCAGCAGGAATTGAAGCTGATGACGCAAGAATCAAAGCTTTAATCGCAGCTTTAGAAGATGTAGACATCGACGAAGCTATGGAAACTACTGCTATGGCAGCAGCAGCACCTGCAGCTGCACCTGCAGCAGCAGCTGAAGCTGTTGAAGAAGAAGAGGAAGAAGAAGAAGAGGAAGAAGAAGCTTCTGAAGAAGCTGCAGCAGCTGGATTAGGTGCTCTCTTCGGATAG
- a CDS encoding 50S ribosomal protein L10: MAHVAEWKKEEVKELKGIIGEYDVIGIVDLVNIPAKQLQEMRKSLKGKAVIRMSKKNLIDLAFEDCNADKTNIVDLSEHMDGQVALIATEMNPFKLYKILEDSKTSAPAKPGAVAEEDIIVPEGDTGFEPGPFLGELQQVGIPAKIDKGKICVQKETVVVAAGETVSKQVAATLSRMDINPMEVGIDLKAVYEEGSVYTSDLLAIDEEQTLADIQNAFRNAFNLSVNAAIPTDETISTIITLAYTRAINVGVEAAIMTSETSEPIIGLAQAKMLALASEVADAPGAIDDELAEKLSNVAVAAAPAAEEEVVEEEEEEEEEEENSEETAAAGLGALFG; the protein is encoded by the coding sequence ATGGCTCATGTTGCTGAATGGAAAAAGGAAGAAGTTAAAGAGCTAAAAGGTATTATTGGCGAATACGATGTTATCGGTATCGTCGACTTAGTCAACATTCCTGCAAAACAGCTCCAAGAAATGAGAAAATCTCTCAAAGGAAAAGCTGTTATCAGAATGTCTAAGAAAAACCTTATTGATTTAGCTTTCGAAGATTGTAATGCTGATAAAACCAACATTGTTGATTTGTCCGAACATATGGATGGTCAAGTTGCACTTATCGCAACCGAAATGAATCCTTTCAAATTGTACAAAATATTGGAAGACAGCAAAACCTCAGCTCCTGCAAAACCGGGCGCTGTTGCTGAAGAAGATATTATTGTGCCTGAAGGAGACACAGGATTCGAACCAGGTCCATTTTTAGGTGAATTACAACAAGTAGGTATTCCTGCAAAAATTGATAAAGGTAAAATCTGCGTTCAAAAAGAAACTGTTGTAGTCGCAGCAGGCGAAACAGTATCCAAACAAGTTGCAGCAACTTTATCAAGAATGGATATTAATCCAATGGAAGTAGGAATTGATTTAAAAGCAGTATATGAGGAAGGTTCAGTTTATACTTCTGATTTACTCGCAATCGATGAGGAACAAACATTAGCTGACATACAGAACGCATTTAGAAATGCATTTAACTTATCTGTTAATGCAGCGATCCCTACTGACGAAACTATTTCCACTATCATTACTCTTGCATACACCAGAGCAATTAATGTCGGTGTAGAAGCAGCTATAATGACTTCAGAAACTTCAGAACCAATCATTGGTTTAGCACAAGCTAAAATGTTAGCTTTAGCATCCGAAGTTGCAGACGCACCTGGTGCTATTGATGACGAATTAGCTGAAAAACTTTCCAATGTTGCTGTTGCAGCAGCTCCAGCAGCAGAAGAGGAAGTTGTTGAAGAAGAAGAGGAAGAAGAGGAAGAAGAAGAAAATAGTGAAGAAACAGCAGCAGCTGGGTTAGGAGCTCTGTTTGGTTAA
- a CDS encoding 50S ribosomal protein L1 codes for MTQDVINAVKEAKEQSKPRNFTESVDIIINIRDLDVKKPENRFNEEVTLPNGRGKEVKIGVIADGELIVQAKDAGLDVVINKQDLEEFGKDRKSAKKMANSVDFLIAQADMMPLVGRFLGPVLGPRGKMPKPVPASIKLDPLLERLQSTVKVGVKQQASIQIVVGSQDMSDEDIAENVETVLTVLDRNLEKGRSQIKSMFIKTTMGPVVRVI; via the coding sequence ATGACACAAGATGTAATTAACGCGGTGAAGGAGGCAAAAGAACAATCAAAGCCGAGAAACTTCACTGAGTCCGTAGATATTATTATTAATATCCGTGACTTAGATGTCAAAAAACCAGAAAACAGGTTTAATGAGGAAGTTACTCTTCCTAACGGCCGTGGCAAAGAGGTAAAAATCGGAGTCATCGCTGACGGGGAACTCATTGTTCAAGCTAAAGATGCTGGTCTTGACGTTGTAATCAACAAACAGGATCTAGAAGAGTTTGGAAAAGACAGAAAATCCGCTAAAAAAATGGCTAACTCTGTTGATTTCTTAATAGCTCAAGCTGATATGATGCCATTGGTAGGTAGATTCCTTGGTCCAGTTCTTGGTCCACGTGGAAAAATGCCAAAACCAGTGCCTGCAAGTATCAAATTGGATCCTCTTTTAGAAAGATTACAAAGCACTGTCAAAGTTGGTGTAAAACAACAAGCTTCTATTCAGATTGTTGTTGGAAGCCAAGACATGTCAGACGAGGACATAGCTGAAAATGTGGAAACTGTTCTTACAGTCTTAGACCGCAATTTAGAAAAAGGAAGAAGTCAAATAAAGTCCATGTTTATTAAAACAACTATGGGACCAGTAGTGAGGGTGATCTAA
- a CDS encoding 50S ribosomal protein L11 yields MAKDTVEVLIEGGTATPGPPLGPALGPLGINMMQVVEEINKKSADFAGMKVPVIISVDRDTKDFEIEIGTPPTTALIMEELGIEKASHEPGLDIVNDLPIEAALKITRMKFDSLLSNDYKAGIKEVMGTCVSMGLSVDGKDPREAQKDVDAGVYDDILSE; encoded by the coding sequence ATGGCTAAAGATACAGTCGAAGTTCTTATCGAAGGTGGAACCGCTACTCCTGGACCACCATTAGGCCCTGCTTTAGGACCTCTCGGTATTAACATGATGCAAGTTGTAGAAGAAATTAATAAGAAAAGCGCTGACTTTGCAGGAATGAAAGTGCCTGTTATCATTAGCGTAGACAGAGACACCAAAGATTTCGAAATTGAAATCGGTACTCCGCCAACTACTGCTCTCATCATGGAAGAATTAGGCATCGAAAAAGCTTCTCACGAACCAGGTTTAGACATTGTCAATGACTTGCCTATTGAAGCTGCTTTAAAAATCACTAGAATGAAATTTGATTCATTATTATCTAATGATTACAAAGCAGGTATCAAAGAAGTTATGGGAACCTGTGTAAGTATGGGATTATCTGTTGACGGTAAAGACCCAAGAGAAGCACAAAAAGATGTTGATGCTGGAGTATACGATGATATCTTATCAGAATAG